aatctgtctgtaaacaattgttggaaaaattacttgtgtcatgcacaaagtagatgtcctaaccgacttgccaaaactgtagtttgttaacaagaaatttgtggagtgattgaaacacttacagtgggggggagaaattatttgatcccctgctgattttgtacgtttgcccactgacaaagaaaggatcagtgtataattttaatggtaggtttatttgaacagtgagagacagaataacaacaaaaatatccagaaaaacgcatgtcagaaattttataaattgatttgcattttaatgagggaaataagtatttgaccgccTCTGAATCaggaagatttctggctcccaggtgtcttttatacaggtaacgagctgagattaggagcacactcttaaagggagtgctcctaaccgcagcttgttacctgtaaaaaagacacctgtccacagaagcaatcaatcaatcagattccaaactctccaccatggccaagaccaaagagctctccaaggatgtcagggacaagattgtagacctacacaaggctggaatgggctacaagaccatcgccaagcagcttggtgagaaggggacaacatttggtgcgattatttgcaaatagaagaaacacaaaagaactgtcaatatccctcggcctggggctccatgcaagatctcacctcgtggagttgcaatgatcatgagaacggtgaggaatcagcccagaactacacaggaggatcttgtcaatgatctcaaggcagctgggaccatagtcaccaagaaaacaattggtaacacactacaccgtgaaggactgaaatcctgcagcgcccgcaaggtccccctgctcaagaatacatatacatgcccatctgaagtttgccaatgaacatctgaatgactcagaggacaactggtgaaagtgttgtggtcagatgagaccaaaatggagctcattgacatcaactcgccgtgtttggaggaggaatgctgcctatgaccccaagaacaccatacccaccgtcaaacatggaggtggaaacattatgctttggggatgtttttctgctaaagggacaggacaacttcaccgcatcaaagggacgatagacggggccatgtaccgtcaaatcttgggtgagaacctccttccctcagccagggcattgaaaatgggtcgtggatgggtattccagcatgacaatgacccaaaacacacggccaaggcaacaaaggagtggctcaagaagaagcacattaaggtcctggagtggcctagccagtctccagaccttaatcccatagaaaatttgtggagggagcagaaggttcgagttgccaaacgtcagcctcaaaaccttaatgacttggagaagatctgcaaagaggagtggaccAAAATCCCTCctaagatgtgtgcaaacctggtggccaactacaagaaacgtctgacctctgtgattgccaacaagggttttgccaccaagtactaaggcatgttttgcagaggggtcaaatacttatttccctcattaaaatgcaaatcattttataacatttttgacatgcgtttttcaggatttttttgttgttattctgtctctcactgttcaaataaacctaccattaaaatgatagactgatcatttctttgtaagtgggcaaacctacaaaatcagcaggggttcaaatacttttcccccccactgtaggttggagtcattaaaacttgtttatgtaaacttccgacttcaactgtagctagcaCTCCTGTCAGGTCGCTAGCTACAGTTACCCATagcttaaatatatatatttaagcaaGCTAGCTTCATACTTTTTTCTGACATGCTGAAAACGCAGCctttttttattaaaatgtacACTTCGCAGCCACCAGAGTTTGACATATGACTACAGTTTGCATTGAATTGTAGGTCATATCACTCGCCGAGAGGACAGAGTTAGTAAATTTGACCACTTAAGATGCCAATCAAACTGCATCCGGTTTCGATGGAGACTTTCGGAGGGAAAGTGGCTAGGGCAGGGGCTAAAAATAACGTGTTTGGACTGCAGCCCAAGTCTGAGACCAGGGCGCATGGATTAATAGGCTACAAAACTTCCAAGGGGAGTCTGCAATGGGAACCCCCCCAATAAAATGACATGTATAAATATCAACATGGGCAAAGGACAGACGTCTATGTCTCAAGGTTTCTACAAGAGAAGAGCTACCTGTAATTTCTCAAAACAGATAATGACTGCGTTCGCGCTTTGGATGGTATTGCTGCCTATTGCAGGTAAGAACTTAACATTTTTCCTAAAATGCAGCAGTTTTAAGTTTTGAGGTTAAATATAATAATTTGTCCAAATTAAACATCTCTCTTTTAAAGCGTCGAAATTTGTCCTAAACCTCACACCGAAAGATCCCATGGCTCGAGTCGGAGACAGTCTGGTCCTGACGTGCAAAGCCAGTGGCTGCGCCGGAGACGTTATGTTCACCTGGGCTTCATTGCTTGACCGGTCACTCTACGGTAAAACGGAGACCAACGGGACAGTGTCCCTGCAAATATTTAACCAATTGGGAATTCGGCACATCAACAAGGTCCTCTGTAAGGCCACATGCACAACCAAAGGAGAAAAAGCGCAAACGTCTACTAAGGTGAACGTCTATGGTAAGTTTTATGCGTCTTTGTTTATTGTAGGCTTTTATAGTAGAACGTCTTCATTAACAGTAGCTTATAACTTCTTCAGATCAAGCGCAATTGCTTGGAAGTTTATAATATTAAATGAATCCACGAATATACACTCTCGGGTTCCTCCCAAATAAAATAACATTCCAATGAATCTAAAGTGTTTTAAGCAGGACTACTGTATGTCGATAGGCATCCATCCTACTGTATGTAGACTAGGGTGACCATATTTTAGTTTTCaaaaaaagaggacatgtccgggaaaaagaggacgtatggtcaccctagTATCAGCTGTCTCATTTGGAGTGTTTTTAACTTCTTCCAATCAAAATACTGAATAAGCAGAGGGAATATTTTCACAGCACCGTGATTGCTCCCATCAGTAGAAACACCACAGTAAGGTATGTCTTCTAGTGCTTTCTGAGCTATGTCGACAGAATGTGGTGCTTTCACAGCGTTAATAACAGTCGCTTCGGTCTTAGTACGAGCGCTTGAACATGTCCGCGCAGTCTCGGAATCAGGGAAAGCCTTTTTTAACAAGGCAGACGTGCAGTCCATTTATCTGTAGCTAATGTGATGCTTCGTGTTGTGGAATACAAAAACTCCCTTTCGCAGCAGTAACAGCGTCTTCTGTTTTACCTTCTCTCACAAAACAGTCAGTTAATTTACCTGACGAACTCTCCTTTAGCTGCAATTTTGTGTTTTGCGGAGCTTATCTGGGCTTCTAGGTTGCTAGCACCTTTATTTGACACTGACACGTACGTGCCAGCTTTGCAGGTCATGAATTCTGTTTCACACGGATCCCGACCAAGACGAAAACACGGGAATTTTCTCTGTAAATCGTCTGTGAATTTACATTTGCGTTTGGGCATTTTTACGCTGTTCTGGAGCCATGTGCCACTGTTGACAAGCAAGCTGCTGCTCTGTCTCTTGGCTGTTGCCATGGTGAGGGTAATGATTGAGATGCAGTTTGACCAATGTTTGCGTAGGCCCTACATGACCCACCAATGGTGGCGTGTGAGAAGGCGGGACCTAACGAGAAAGGTCAAAGCAATGCAAAacccccaaaaacacacacaatgaatGGCGACTGTAGAAAGCAAAAGCCGAATCCCGGACATTTTGGGCTCCTTCgacaaaaaaaagtataaaacatttgccaataagcgttgagctaaactgtgaatggtcctggagcCGAAAAAAAGTGTAAATGGAAGCCTGCTTGGATTTGGCTTCTATCAAATCGCTTTGACAGCATATGTCAttaacagaaacaacttgaattgttgcatctcgttgtgttgttgtcctcctgtggctagctagctagctagataaaattgtccctttcctaaattagccatggatggagatagggatttggacttgtggttttacttaattctatGTACTGGCCAAGGATTATAAAGGCGATTCTGATGTTGAaatattgaagttgaaatggtgctggaatagggAGGCAGCTCCTGCGGTAACTCtatgtggttctaaatcaatagttgtttagtggtccaaaaatgtcggaaacattgaCTTGCTTAacaatgctgtaggtcatgtaactgtctgttacatGCAATGGGTGtcgtggacttcaccggacagaggttgctatccggttttgtgataaaacaaaggtgtggttgaatttattctgccactgtcttcttattgtctctttACCCGTGCAACGCTACTGATGCCTATATGAAATGGGCATGACGGATCATGATGGACTTGATTAAAACATGTATGAATGAATTGATAAATAAATAGCTAAATGAATTGCTACAGTTAGTGGGTTAAAATGCAACTTGGACACAAGTTAGTTTGTCTGTAGCTGTATATATCTTCTCTTTGGCTACAATCTGTAGAGCTTATTTCAAATTACTGCTACAAAACGCATTGTCTTCTGGAATGCTACGACCCAATGTATTTTGATTAACCATTAATTGATTTGTCATTGACAGCCTTACCAAAGGATCCCACCATATCAAGAAGTGACCTTTTGACTGAGGGTCAGGAGAGTAACCTCACTTGTACAGTTCCAGATGTGTACCCAGCTGAACGTCTAATCATTGAGTGGCTACTGGGAGATGAAGTTCTCCTCAAACAAGATGAACATCTGGAAGTTGAGCCTGTCACCTCAGTGTTGAAATACAGACCGACAGCCCAGAACATTGGACAGAATGTTACCTGCAGAGCCACGCTGGACATTGGGATTGACAAGAGAACCAGAGAGACTGTCGCATCAATGACCGTTCAATGTAAATACATATCTGTCAAGAGTTGTTCAATCATTCTCATCAGACAATGTTTCAAAATACAATTTGGGGTACAAGTTAAAGGAGCTATGCAGAACGTTTGCCTCTGGGGGGCTCTTGAGACGGGGTCCCCTAAATTGTATTTTTATATAACCAGGCAAgacaattaagaacaaattcttatttacaatgacagcctaggaacagtgggttaactgtcttgttcaggggcagaatgacagatttttaccttgtcagctcggggactcaatccagcaacctttcggttactggcccaacgctctaaccactaggctacctgccgccccagaacGAACAGAAATATTCTCCAGAAATTATCTCATTGGACAGAAAGGACCATACCCATGAGCAAAATAATACATTGTTTGCATAAAACTAAGGGTTTGTTTAATATTATGTCATAGGTATATCAACCATACAGCCATCATTTGACGTGAACAATTAGCAACTTCTCTTCCATAATGTATGTCTAACTACCATTATTTTCCCCAATGTAGATTCCCCCAGAAATATCACTATCTCAGAGAACACTCAGGTGAATATCGGAGACAGTTTTACACTGACGTGTCGTGCTGAGGGGAACCCTGAACCTACAGTGTTGTGGAGAAAACTGGACCAAGATGGCCGCTCAGTCGTGGCAGGAGAGGGTGCGACCCTATTGGTGGAAGAAGCATCATGGTCCCACGGTGGAGAGTATGAATGCGTGGCCCACAACGTCGTAGGAAACCGTACAGCTCACATGACTGTTAATGTTCAAGGTGGGTCAAATAAAAGCGAACTATATCAGCTTGTATTGTAGTTATTAATGGTATATCCCATTGCGTAATCCCATTTCTAGTTGACAAATACTGACCAGAAGGCAAAGACTAAATAATAACCAAGTAAGATTATAATTCATAAGGACAAAAAAGCATGCTTAATATTGTGTCAACGTTGGAACCATGAAGATGCCCTTGGAAATCAACTAGTTCATTTTACTTTGTGAAATAACTTATTAACATAGTTTACCATCATTATTATTCCCATTTTATGTTGACATTTTTGTATTTATATAACTTAATTGATCTATGATTGTTACTCATTGCCCCTGGCAGGTCCTCCAGAGAAGCCTGTTATTTATCGGAGCCCATCTGGTGAGCTGAAAGCGGGGGACAGTGTGACCATTACCTGCCAATCAGAGAGTGGGCGTGTGGCGTTACGCCAGTTGACTGGCAGTCAGGGGGCGGAGCTACAGTCCAACCAGGGCCACACCTCCATCACTGTCCAATCGCTGACAGCTACAGACTCGGGACTGTACGAATGTCAGGCTACCAATCCCTATGGGAAACAGACATCTTTCTTAAACTTCACAGTCTTAGATGAGCTTTatacagagaaccagagaaccacAGAGACTATCACATCAATGACAGTTCAATGTAAGTACATTTCTGTCAAGAGTTGTTCATTCTCATTAGACAATGTTTCAATATACAATTTGGGTACAAGTTAATGAGGCTATACAAAACTTTTGCCTTTGGGGTGCTCGAGATAAAAGGGGTCCCATAAATGGACAGAAATATTCTCCAGAAATTACCTCATTGGACAAAAAGGAGCACATTGTTTGCCTAAAACTAAAGCTTTGTTTCATATTATGTCATAGGTATATGAACTATACAGCAAACAAGCCAATATTTGACGTAAACAATTAGCAACTTCTCTTCCATAATGTATGTCTAACAAACATTATTTTCCCCAATGTAGATTCCCCCAGAAATATCACTATCTCAGAGAACACTCAGGTGAATATCGGAGACAGTTTTACACTGACGTGTCGTGCTGAGGGGAACCCTGAACCTACAGTGTTGTGGAGAAAACTGGACCAAGATGGCCGCTCAGTCGTGGCAGGAGAAGGTGCGACCCTATTGGTGGAAGAAGCATCATGGTCCCACGGTGGAGAGTATGAATGCGTGGCCCACAACGTCGTAGGAAACCGTACAGCTCACATGACTGTTAATGTTCGAGGTGAGTCAAATAAAAGCGAACTATATCAGCTTGTATTGTAGTTATTAATGGTATATCCCATTGCGTAATCCCATTTCTAGTTGACAAATACTGACCAGAAGGCAAAGACTAAATAATAACCAAGTAAGATTATAATACATAAGGACAAAAAAGCGTGCTAAATATTGTGTCAACTTTAGCCCCAGTGACAGTTGCTTCAATGAGTTTACCATGTAAGTACACAAGGCATTCCTAGTGGGAAAAACTGGTTGCAATGTCATTGGAACACATCAAGTTTTATTTGGCACatgcaacaggtgtaggtagaccttaccgtgaaatgcttacttacaagcccttaaccaacaatgcagttcaagaactAGAGTTAAAGtacttactaaataaactaaagtaaaaaataagtaaAAGGTTGTTTTCGTCTTTTTAGCTAGAAAGTGAAAAACACTTTGTCTTAATCATTTCACATTTGACGcatttagcagacacacttatccagagcgacttagttagtgcattcatctgtcATAgcgaggtgagacaaccacatctcTCAGTCATAgcgaggtgagacaaccacatctcAGTTATAgcgaggtgagacaaccacatctcTCAGTCTTAgcgaggtgagacaaccacatctcTGTCTTAGCGAGGTGAGACGACCACATCTCAGTCTTAGCGAGGTGAGACGACCACATCTCAGTCATAGCGAGGTGAGACGACCACATCTCTCAGTCTTAgcgaggtgagacaaccacatctcTGTCTTAGCGAGGTGAGACGACCACATCTCAGTCTTAGCGAGGTGAGACGACCACATCTCAGTCATAGCGAGGTGAGACGACCACATCTCAGTCATAgcgaggtgagacaaccacacatcTCAGTCATAgcgaggtgagacaaccacacatcTCAGTCATAgcgaggtgagacaaccacatttacattttagtcatttagcagatgccttatccagagcgacttacagtagtgaatgcattttttattttttcccccctgtactggccccccgtgggaatcgaacccacaaccctggcattgcaaacaccatgctcattGCAaacaccaactgagccacatctcTGTCATAgcgaggtgagacaaccacacatcTCAGTCATAgcgaggtgagacaaccacacattTCAGTCATAgcgaggtgagacaaccacatatttcAGTCATAgcgaggtgagacaaccacacatcTCAGTCATAGtgaggtgagacaaccacatatttcAGTAATAgcgaggtgagacaaccacatatttcAGTCATAgcgaggtgagacaaccacacattTCAGTCATAgcgaggtgagacaaccacacatcTCAGTCATTgcgaggtgagacaaccacacatcTCAGTCATTgcgaggtgagacaaccacacatcTCAGTCATTgcgaggtgagacaaccacacatcTCAGTCATTgcgaggtgagacaaccacacattTCAGTGATAGCGAGGTGAGACTACCACATATTTCAGTGATAGCGAGGTGTGACAACCACACATTTGCTACCTTTCTGTCCCCCTGAAGCACCGCCCACAAACCTGTCCGTGGAGGTGTTCCCGTCTGCTGAGTTTGAGAAGGGGCAGAACGTGACCATCCGGAGCTGGGCTGTAGGCGTTCCCACCCCCTCGGCCACCCTGGTGAGGCTGCGGGACGGGGTGGAGCTGCACTCCTCTGATGGAACCTTCCACCTGGTCCACCTGGGCCCGGAGCACGCAGGGCTCTACCTGCTCAATGTCACCAATGTAGTGGGACACCAGAGCCTGGGTGAGACCACTGAGATATACTCACACAAAAACatgcgggcacacacacactctctctgtgtctctcacacaaacactcacactaaTGGTTTATATACATAATTGACGCACACAAAAAAATTATATGTTGTATTgacacatacaccagataggtccattgaaatgtgttgttttacaggatcagccatagtagtaagataggtgcagtgaaatgtgttgttttacagggtcagccgtaGTAGtaagataggtgcagtgaaatgtgttgttttacagggtcagccgtaGTAGtaagataggtgcagtgaaatgtgatgttttacagggtcagccgtaGTAGtaagataggtgcagtgaaatgtgttgttttacagggtcagccgtaGTAGtaagataggtgcagtgaaatgtgatgttttacagggtcagccgtaGTAGtaagataggtgcagtgaaatgtgttgttttacagggtcagccgtaGTAGtaagataggtgcagtgaaatgtgttgttttacagggtcagccgtaGTAGtaagataggtgcagtgaaatgtgttgttttacagggtcagccgtaGTAGTAAGAT
Above is a window of Salmo salar chromosome ssa03, Ssal_v3.1, whole genome shotgun sequence DNA encoding:
- the LOC106598299 gene encoding vascular cell adhesion protein 1 isoform X2, which gives rise to MTCININMGKGQTSMSQGFYKRRATCNFSKQIMTAFALWMVLLPIAASKFVLNLTPKDPMARVGDSLVLTCKASGCAGDVMFTWASLLDRSLYGKTETNGTVSLQIFNQLGIRHINKVLCKATCTTKGEKAQTSTKVNVYALPKDPTISRSDLLTEGQESNLTCTVPDVYPAERLIIEWLLGDEVLLKQDEHLEVEPVTSVLKYRPTAQNIGQNVTCRATLDIGIDKRTRETVASMTVQYSPRNITISENTQVNIGDSFTLTCRAEGNPEPTVLWRKLDQDGRSVVAGEGATLLVEEASWSHGGEYECVAHNVVGNRTAHMTVNVQGPPEKPVIYRSPSGELKAGDSVTITCQSESGRVALRQLTGSQGAELQSNQGHTSITVQSLTATDSGLYECQATNPYGKQTSFLNFTVLDELYTENQRTTETITSMTVQYSPRNITISENTQVNIGDSFTLTCRAEGNPEPTVLWRKLDQDGRSVVAGEGATLLVEEASWSHGGEYECVAHNVVGNRTAHMTVNVRDKSVNPKTVIIPAVCFVSMTAAAATLMRFLRRAKNTSSYELAMTV
- the LOC106598299 gene encoding vascular cell adhesion protein 1 isoform X1, which encodes MTCININMGKGQTSMSQGFYKRRATCNFSKQIMTAFALWMVLLPIAASKFVLNLTPKDPMARVGDSLVLTCKASGCAGDVMFTWASLLDRSLYGKTETNGTVSLQIFNQLGIRHINKVLCKATCTTKGEKAQTSTKVNVYALPKDPTISRSDLLTEGQESNLTCTVPDVYPAERLIIEWLLGDEVLLKQDEHLEVEPVTSVLKYRPTAQNIGQNVTCRATLDIGIDKRTRETVASMTVQYSPRNITISENTQVNIGDSFTLTCRAEGNPEPTVLWRKLDQDGRSVVAGEGATLLVEEASWSHGGEYECVAHNVVGNRTAHMTVNVQGPPEKPVIYRSPSGELKAGDSVTITCQSESGRVALRQLTGSQGAELQSNQGHTSITVQSLTATDSGLYECQATNPYGKQTSFLNFTVLDELYTENQRTTETITSMTVQYSPRNITISENTQVNIGDSFTLTCRAEGNPEPTVLWRKLDQDGRSVVAGEGATLLVEEASWSHGGEYECVAHNVVGNRTAHMTVNVRAPPTNLSVEVFPSAEFEKGQNVTIRSWAVGVPTPSATLVRLRDGVELHSSDGTFHLVHLGPEHAGLYLLNVTNVVGHQSLDKSVNPKTVIIPAVCFVSMTAAAATLMRFLRRAKNTSSYELAMTV